From one Amaranthus tricolor cultivar Red isolate AtriRed21 chromosome 17, ASM2621246v1, whole genome shotgun sequence genomic stretch:
- the LOC130804769 gene encoding dnaJ protein ERDJ3A isoform X2, whose product MLLAWELLLQVLGVDRDASQRDIKKAFHKLSLQYHPDKNKSKGAQSKFEEINNAYEILSDEQKRKNYDLYGDVRGGPSFDGGSAGDYGGYTQFTSGGSGQWQKMGGGASGQWQNMGGGGRSFSFSFGGPGGGNHFDSRLNDMFANFFSSETGGGSGFGGFGSSSGSKFGGSAGSQSGFKRPPSGFGSSSGSKFGDSAGSQSGFKRPPKIVHAISSQMFEKEINGKGITWLLLSYLPSAMSVQQYESMLEEIGNSLKGALKVGKINCDNESTFCKKHGIHPRKAPRLYVYSYITNESGSFVEYNDVWDAKSLKSFCQEHLPRFSRRISLDNFQPSFGSGEKLPRVMLLSTKKDTPVIWRALSGLYRKRFIFYDTQVNDVSVPEVRKLGVNALPAVVGWLSNGEKQILKAGISVKDLESAVQELVTLLESFEKKNKIVSNQAKKSQSESSTNQVPLLTASNFGDLCGEGTPVCLIGGFRSSKARNKLESILSMVSQKSLSRRRNLSFESKDSIVYVMVDATKQQSFLNAFDKSGFRSANSFLVAYKPRKSKYAVYTGDLNAEEAEKFISSVLSGDVQFTKTRDKPKFM is encoded by the exons ATGTTGCTTGCTTGGGAGTTGTTGCTACAG GTTCTAGGTGTTGATCGGGATGCTAGTCAACGTGATATTAAGAAGGCTTTTCACAA GCTTTCTTTGCAGTATCACCCTGACAAAAACAAGAGTAAAGGTGCTCAATCAAAGTTTGAGGAGATAAATAATG CTTATGAAATTTTATCTGATGAACAAAAGAGGAAAAACTATGATCTATATGGAGATGTGAGAGGGGGCCCTTCATTCGATGGTGGGAGTGCAGGAGATTATGGTGGATATACTCAGTTCACAAGTGGAGGATCAGGACAGTGGCAAAAAATGGGTGGAGGTGCATCAGGACAGTGGCAAAATATGGGTGGAGGTggccggtctttttccttttcctttggTGGACCTGGTGGTGGAAACCATTTTGATTCCCGTCTCAATGATATGTTTGCAAACTTCTTTAGTAGTGAAACGGGTGGTGGTTCAGGCTTTGGTGGCTTTGGTAGTTCCTCTGGATCTAAATTTGGAGGCTCAGCTGGATCGCAATCTGGATTTAAGCGGCCCCCTTCAGGCTTTGGTAGTTCCTCTGGATCTAAATTTGGAGACTCAGCTGGATCGCAATCTGGATTTAAGAGGCCCCCCAAGATTGTCCATGCTATAAGTTCACAGATGTTTGAGAAGGAAATAAATGGCAAGGGTATCACTTGGCTTTTGCTTTCTTATTTGCCGTCAGCGATGTCAGTTCAGCAGTATGAATCAATGTTGGAGGAAATTGGAAACTCATTGAAAGGAGCTTTGAAA GTTGGTAAAATAAATTGTGATAATGAATCTACCTTTTGTAAAAAGCACGGAATCCATCCTCGTAAAGCACCCAGATTATATGTTTATTCTTACATAACAAATGAAAGTGGTTCCTTTGTGGAGTACAATGACGTGTGGGATGCGAAAAGTTTGAAAAGTTTTTGTCAAGAACATTTACCGAGGTTTTCAAGACGCATCAGCCTGGACAACTTTCAGCCTTCTTTTGGTTCTGGGGAAAAATTGCCTCGAGTTATGCTTCTCTCAACCAAAAAAGATACTCCTGTTATTTGGCGTGCTCTTAGTGGCTTGTATCGCAAACGGTTTATCTTCTATGACACACAG GTTAATGATGTTTCTGTTCCAGAGGTTCGAAAGTTAGGTGTTAATGCACTGCCTGCTGTAGTTGGGTGGTTGTCAAATGGTGAAAAACAAATACTAAAAGCAGGAATATCTGTGAAAGATTTAGAGTCAGCTGTTCAGGAACTTGTTACATTGCTCGAGAGTTTCGAAAAGAAGAATAAGATTGTTTCAAATCAGGCGAAGAAATCCCAGAGTGAATCATCTACCAATCAAGTCCCGCtgttgacagcatcaaactttGGTGATCTTTGTGGAGAAGGAACTCCTGTCTGCCTGATTGGTGGCTTTAGATCATCAAAAGCAAGAAACAAACTTGAATCAATCCTATCAATG GTTTCCCAGAAATCATTATCAAGGAGAAGAAACCTTTCATTTGAATCAAAAGATTCCATCGTTTACGTTATGGTTGATGCAACAAAGCAGCAGTCGTTCCTGAATGCTTTTGATAAATCTGGATTCAGATCAGCAAACAGCTTCTTAGTGGCCTATAAACCTCGGAAAAGCAAGTATGCAGTGTATACCGGGGATCTGAATGCTGAAGAAGCTGAGAAATTCATCAGCTCGGTTCTCAGTGGTGATGTACAATTTACCAAGACACGGGACAAACCAAAGTTCATGTAG
- the LOC130804769 gene encoding dnaJ protein ERDJ3A isoform X1: MQLATDVACLGVVATGIQLKIRIGIMGVNLKVALIILVTLFIFSGTVEAKKPLDPYKVLGVDRDASQRDIKKAFHKLSLQYHPDKNKSKGAQSKFEEINNAYEILSDEQKRKNYDLYGDVRGGPSFDGGSAGDYGGYTQFTSGGSGQWQKMGGGASGQWQNMGGGGRSFSFSFGGPGGGNHFDSRLNDMFANFFSSETGGGSGFGGFGSSSGSKFGGSAGSQSGFKRPPSGFGSSSGSKFGDSAGSQSGFKRPPKIVHAISSQMFEKEINGKGITWLLLSYLPSAMSVQQYESMLEEIGNSLKGALKVGKINCDNESTFCKKHGIHPRKAPRLYVYSYITNESGSFVEYNDVWDAKSLKSFCQEHLPRFSRRISLDNFQPSFGSGEKLPRVMLLSTKKDTPVIWRALSGLYRKRFIFYDTQVNDVSVPEVRKLGVNALPAVVGWLSNGEKQILKAGISVKDLESAVQELVTLLESFEKKNKIVSNQAKKSQSESSTNQVPLLTASNFGDLCGEGTPVCLIGGFRSSKARNKLESILSMVSQKSLSRRRNLSFESKDSIVYVMVDATKQQSFLNAFDKSGFRSANSFLVAYKPRKSKYAVYTGDLNAEEAEKFISSVLSGDVQFTKTRDKPKFM; this comes from the exons ATGCAATTAGCTACTGATGTTGCTTGCTTGGGAGTTGTTGCTACAG GgattcaattaaaaataaggATTGGAATAATGGGCGTTAATTTAAAGGTGGCATTAATAATTCTGGTAACATTGTTCATTTTCTCCGGCACAGTAGAAGCAAAAAAGCCATTAGATCCTTATAAG GTTCTAGGTGTTGATCGGGATGCTAGTCAACGTGATATTAAGAAGGCTTTTCACAA GCTTTCTTTGCAGTATCACCCTGACAAAAACAAGAGTAAAGGTGCTCAATCAAAGTTTGAGGAGATAAATAATG CTTATGAAATTTTATCTGATGAACAAAAGAGGAAAAACTATGATCTATATGGAGATGTGAGAGGGGGCCCTTCATTCGATGGTGGGAGTGCAGGAGATTATGGTGGATATACTCAGTTCACAAGTGGAGGATCAGGACAGTGGCAAAAAATGGGTGGAGGTGCATCAGGACAGTGGCAAAATATGGGTGGAGGTggccggtctttttccttttcctttggTGGACCTGGTGGTGGAAACCATTTTGATTCCCGTCTCAATGATATGTTTGCAAACTTCTTTAGTAGTGAAACGGGTGGTGGTTCAGGCTTTGGTGGCTTTGGTAGTTCCTCTGGATCTAAATTTGGAGGCTCAGCTGGATCGCAATCTGGATTTAAGCGGCCCCCTTCAGGCTTTGGTAGTTCCTCTGGATCTAAATTTGGAGACTCAGCTGGATCGCAATCTGGATTTAAGAGGCCCCCCAAGATTGTCCATGCTATAAGTTCACAGATGTTTGAGAAGGAAATAAATGGCAAGGGTATCACTTGGCTTTTGCTTTCTTATTTGCCGTCAGCGATGTCAGTTCAGCAGTATGAATCAATGTTGGAGGAAATTGGAAACTCATTGAAAGGAGCTTTGAAA GTTGGTAAAATAAATTGTGATAATGAATCTACCTTTTGTAAAAAGCACGGAATCCATCCTCGTAAAGCACCCAGATTATATGTTTATTCTTACATAACAAATGAAAGTGGTTCCTTTGTGGAGTACAATGACGTGTGGGATGCGAAAAGTTTGAAAAGTTTTTGTCAAGAACATTTACCGAGGTTTTCAAGACGCATCAGCCTGGACAACTTTCAGCCTTCTTTTGGTTCTGGGGAAAAATTGCCTCGAGTTATGCTTCTCTCAACCAAAAAAGATACTCCTGTTATTTGGCGTGCTCTTAGTGGCTTGTATCGCAAACGGTTTATCTTCTATGACACACAG GTTAATGATGTTTCTGTTCCAGAGGTTCGAAAGTTAGGTGTTAATGCACTGCCTGCTGTAGTTGGGTGGTTGTCAAATGGTGAAAAACAAATACTAAAAGCAGGAATATCTGTGAAAGATTTAGAGTCAGCTGTTCAGGAACTTGTTACATTGCTCGAGAGTTTCGAAAAGAAGAATAAGATTGTTTCAAATCAGGCGAAGAAATCCCAGAGTGAATCATCTACCAATCAAGTCCCGCtgttgacagcatcaaactttGGTGATCTTTGTGGAGAAGGAACTCCTGTCTGCCTGATTGGTGGCTTTAGATCATCAAAAGCAAGAAACAAACTTGAATCAATCCTATCAATG GTTTCCCAGAAATCATTATCAAGGAGAAGAAACCTTTCATTTGAATCAAAAGATTCCATCGTTTACGTTATGGTTGATGCAACAAAGCAGCAGTCGTTCCTGAATGCTTTTGATAAATCTGGATTCAGATCAGCAAACAGCTTCTTAGTGGCCTATAAACCTCGGAAAAGCAAGTATGCAGTGTATACCGGGGATCTGAATGCTGAAGAAGCTGAGAAATTCATCAGCTCGGTTCTCAGTGGTGATGTACAATTTACCAAGACACGGGACAAACCAAAGTTCATGTAG
- the LOC130803672 gene encoding uncharacterized protein LOC130803672: MAQMEHVLRLFQQMNKTNKPEPEPEPEHSTPDLKVSEKLTYHNYTKWCKLMHIALDSRGRLKHIIAAPPAPADPNYNTAWDLWKGIETLLGSGRDELQIFDLSTRANAIKQNNDTIEVYFSKLNTIWKEIDRRQPNPMKSDEDITIFNKFIQTQRLYQFLAGLDESLDKERRDLINQVPLPTLDMAYAAVRREISRRGIMVHTSSLGHNPSEIGCDLIAHHRSRHTKDTCFKLVGYPDWWEDLQKKKAATKAPVHRAGGKALLSTAEVTGEEDPNHGGLYREEIMEDAHEKTHEKGTRNEEEERDPRFRERKEKPAISEGGSENFPFLDAQTGTVIGHGTERGGLYYVDETTPKGQALLARGSSDQLFWLWHRRLGHPSLAYLNFLFPSVKNNMLTLDCETCVLAKSCRHSYLPSVSRTGTPFSLIHSDVWGPAPVFATSTDSYYVLFVDDCTRMSWVYFLKHKSEVFSVFVTFYNMLHTQFQATPKIIRSDNGGEFVNSSMKHFFSDRGMIHQTSCPYTPQQNGVAERKNRTLLDITRAILLESNTPASF, from the exons ATGGCACAAATGGAGCATGTACTTCGCTTATTTCAACAGATGAACAAAACCAACAAACCTGAACCAGAACCGGAACCTGAACATTCAACACCAGATCTAAAAGTATCCGAAAAATTAACCTACCACAACtatacaaaatggtgcaagCTAATGCACATAGCCTTAGACAGCAGAGGACGGCTCAAACACATCATTGCCGCCCCTCCTGCACCTGCAGATCCAA ATTACAATACAGCATGGGATTTATGGAAGGGTATTGAAACTCTTCTTGGCAGTGGAAGAGACGAGCTCCAAATTTTTGATCTCAGTACAAGGGCAAATGCAATAAAACAGAATAATGATACTATTGAGGTTTACTTTAGTAAACTAAATACCATTTGGAAAGAAATAGATCGGAGGCAACCGAATCCTATGAAAAGTGATGAGGACATTACCATTTTCAACAAATTCATTCAAACTCAGAGATTGTACCAGTTTTTGGCCGGTCTAGATGAATCTCTTGATAAGGAGAGACGAGATTTGATAAATCAAGTGCCTCTTCCAACTTTAGACATGGCTTATGCGGCGGTTCGAAGGGAGATTTCAAGGCGTGGAATCATGGTCCACACATCATCATTGGGGCATAACCCCTCAGAAATTGGTTGTGACCTCATCGCACATCACCG TTCGAGACACACCAAGGACACTTGTTTCAAGCTCGTAGGCTATCCGGATTGGTGGGAAGatctacaaaagaaaaaggctGCCACCAAGGCACCGGTACACCGGGCCGGCGGCAAAGCCCTTCTCAGTACAGCAGAGGTCACCGGCGAAGAGGATCCCAACCATGGAGGTTTGTATAGGGAGGAAATAATGGAGGATGCTCATGAAAAAACTCATGAAAAAGGAACtagaaatgaggaagaagagagAGACCCACGATTTAGAGAGAGGAAGGAAAAACCGGCCATAAGTGAGGGAGGGAGTGAAAACTTTCCTTTCTTG gatgctcagaccgGGACCGTCATTGGACATGGAACTGAACGAGGAGGATTATACTATGTTGATGAGACGACTCCAAAAGGCCAAGCTTTGCTTGCTCGTGGTTCATCTGATCAACTCTTCTGGTTATGGCATCGACGTCTTGGTCATCCTTCCCTagcttatttaaattttttgtttcctTCAGTTAAGAATAATATGTTGACTCTTGATTGTGAAACTTGTGTTTTGGCTAAGAGCTGTAGACATTCTTACTTACCGAGTGTTTCTCGTACTGGTACCCCTTTTTCTTTGATACATTCGGATGTTTGGGGGCCAGCCCCTGTTTTTGCTACTAGTACTGATTCTTATTATGTTCTGTTTGTTGATGATTGCACTCGTATGAGCTgggtttattttcttaaacacaaatctgaagttTTTTCTGTGtttgttactttttataatatgcTTCATACCCAATTTCAAGCCACCCCAAAAATTATACGTTCTGATAATGGAGGAGAATTTGTTAACTCCTCTATGAAACATTTTTTTTCTGATCGTGGCATGATACATCAAACCTCTTGCCCATatactcctcaacaaaatggagtggctGAGCGTAAAAATCGTACTCTTCTCGATATTACTCGGGCTATACTCCTTGAGTCTAATACCCCTGCCTCTTTCTAG
- the LOC130803673 gene encoding secreted RxLR effector protein 161-like produces MSRVPYANAVGCLMYAMVCTRPDIANAVSVVSRFMARPGREHWQGVKRIFRYLRGTNDIGLVYGNGKEFLVNGYSDSHYAADVDTRRSVTGYVFTLGGSVVSWKSTLQSSVMLSTTEVEYMALTSAAKESIWLKGLVGELGIAQDFATVYCDNLSAICLAKDQVHHDRTKHINVRYHFLRTDKRVKVKKIGTADNPADFFTKSWLKTCRDETWLRTYRDVRFMHELYIGFWLEICSLCVDEVVC; encoded by the exons ATGTCTAGAGTTCCTTATGCCAACGCTGTTGGctgtttgatgtatgctatggtctgCACTAGGCCGGATATTGCGAACGCTGTCAGTGTTGTGAGTAGGTTCATGGCTCGACCTGGGAGAGAACACTGGCAGGGGGTGAAAAGGATTTTTCGCTATTTGAGAGGAACAAATGATATTGGTCTTGTGTATGGAAATGGTAAGGAGTTTTTGGTAAATGGATATAGTGATTCTCATTATGCAGCTGATGTGGATACCAGGAGGTCGGTGACCGGAtatgtgtttactttgggtggttctgtGGTGAGTTGGAAGTCTACATTGCAGTCTTCAGTTATGTTGTCTACTACTGAAGTTGAGTACATGGCTTTAACTTCTGCAGCTAAGGAGTCTATATGGCTCAAAGGCCTTGTAGGTGAACTGGGTATCGCACAGGATTTTGCTACTGTGTATTGTGATAATCTAAGTGCCATTTGCTTAGCTAAAGACCAAGTACACCATGATCGGACCAAGCACATTAACGTCAGGTATCATTTCTTGCGTACTGACAAGAGggtaaaggtaaagaagatcGGAACCGCTGACAACCCAGctgatttctttactaa GTCTTGGTTGAAGACCTGTCGGGATGAGACTTGGTTGAGGACTTATCGGGATGTACGGTTTATGCATGAGCTTTACATCgggttttggcttgagatatgttcaCTATGTGTTGATGAGGTCGTTTGCTGA